The Megalops cyprinoides isolate fMegCyp1 chromosome 19, fMegCyp1.pri, whole genome shotgun sequence genome has a window encoding:
- the LOC118794316 gene encoding zinc finger protein 506-like — protein MTKLQILNAYLTERLMVAVREILEVVGETVSEYQEETARIHRENESLRRKLREVVLEAETAWAGAAHPRSLSVSEGRSPVNHQHYEQEWSCSLREDMVNEEKQVLSEQQRARHREEELGGMEPVCMAEPVSEPECVTPGLKKLALEIALSVVSPSLTGNPELSAVHMADDTGTRSQSCNSSELGSSPSLRPAQVKTEPEEVDFKSEQPPELSPIPKAKHDTNETLCEASVSKASEIRGAGAGHSEDHETQENEARMSEDQNDNCFISYRGEKQHCCLQCGKFFSQVCNLKTHLQIHTGERPYTCTWCGKSFTQSADLRRHQRIHTGEKPHRCTWCEKSFTQIGNLKRHLRIHTGERPYCCTLCGKTFNDGDTLKKHKRIHTGERPFHCIHCSKTFTVASSLQNHLRNHLRECKQ, from the exons ATGActaaattacaaattttaaatgcatatttgacGGAGCGCTTAATGGTCGCTGTGCGGGAGATACTGGAGGTAGTGGGAGAGACAGTGTCGGAATACCAGGAGGAAACTGCACGAATACACAGAGAGAACGAGAGCCTGAGACGGAAGCTCCGGGAAGTGGTGCTCGAGGCTGAGACAGCCTGGGCTG gGGCGGCTCACCCGcggtctctctcagtctctgaggGAAGGTCTCCCGTTAACCACCAGCACTATGAGCAGGAGTGGAGCTGCAGTCTGAGGGAGGACATGGTGAATGAAGAGAAACAGGTGCTGTCTGAGCAACAGAGGGCCAGACACAGGGAAGAGGAGCTAGGTGGAATGGAGCCGGTTTGTATGGCAGAGCCGGTGTCAGAGCCCGAGTGTGTTACACCAGGACTGAAGAAGCTGGCTTTGGAAATAGCCCTGTCTGTGGTCTCACCTTCTTTGACTGGAAATCCTGAACTGAGCGCAGTCCACATGGCAGATGACACAGGCACCAGGTCACAGTCGTGCAACTCTTCGGAGCTTGGTTCTTCACCGAGTCTGAGACCTGCCCAAGTTAAAACAGAGCCGGAGGAGGTGGACTTCAAGTCTGAACAGCCCCCTGAATTGAGTCCAATCCCCAAAGCAAAGCATGACACTAATGAGACTCTGTGTGAAGCAAGCGTGAGTAAAGCGTCTGAGATCcgtggagctggagcaggacacAGTGAAGACCATGAAACACAAGAGAATGAGGCCAGGATGAGTGAGGACCAAAATGATAATTGTTTTATTAGTtacagaggagagaaacagcatTGCTGTTTACAGTGCGGGAAGTTCTTCAGTCAAGTCTGTAATCTTAAAACGCATTTACAAATTCATACAGGTGAGAGACCATACACCTGTACCTGGTGTGGCAAGTCCTTCACTCAGTCAGCAGACTTAAGACGTCACCAGCGTATCCATACTGGAGAGAAGCCACACCGCTGCACCTGGTGTGAAAAGAGTTTCACTCAGATAGGAAACCTTAAAAGACACCTGCGAATTCACACAGGAGAAAGGCCATACTGCTGCACCCTTTGTGGCAAGACTTTCAATGACGGAGATACgcttaaaaaacataaaaggatTCATACAGGAGAAAGACCATTCCACTGCATACATTGTTCAAAGACTTTCACTGTGGCAAGCAGCCTGCAGAATCATCTCAGAAATCATTTGAGAGAGTGTAAACAATAG